The Caulobacter sp. 73W region GTTTCCTACACCGAGGACGAGCTGGACGAGGCGCTGGAAGAGAGCTTCCCGGCCAGCGACGCGGCGAACCTGCCGCAGCCTCGGCATTCGGATCGTGACTGAAGGCGGGGGCGTTAACACAAGCGCGGCCGTAGCCGAACACGAGCGAAACAAATCATGACCGAATCAGCGACGTCCGCCGATTCGGGATTTGTTCCCTACGAGATATTGTAGCCATAGCGCCGTTAACCACAAATGGTTTCCGGCAAAGCTTGGATCATTCAGCGGCAGCCGGGCAGGCGGCGGCCACGCGCTTGGCCTCCATCACCCCCGCCAGCGGCAGGCCGTGGATGGTGGTGACGTTGACGTCGATCTTGAAGCTATCGGGCGTGTAGGTCCCCTTGCCCTTCACCGGGGCGGGGCGGTTCTTCTTGTCGTACCAGACGCCCTTGAGGTCGATCCGGCCGTCGCCGACCACCTTGCGCTCATAGACGCACTTGAAGCGGCGCGTGCAGATGCCGTCCGAGAACTGGGCCACGTCCTTGGCGGTCAGGCACTTCATCTCCTTGCCCACGGGCAGGATGCCGCCGATCTTGTAGCTGTACTGCCAGTGGCCCGGCAGAATCGTCTCCGGGGCCTTCTCCTGCGCGAACACGGCGGGAGCCACGGTGGCGACGCCCAGAACCGCCAGGGCGACGGCGCTGACGGCGATGGCGATTGGGCGGATGGCGTCTTTGGGCTTCATCATGACGCCTTACATATAGGAGCCGCGATGAACCGCGCTTGAAAGGCGCGATCATCCAGGGTCCGGCTTGACTCTCAACGTCGCCGTCGCCTATATCGCCCCCTCTCGCGCCGAGAGAGTCCTTGGCGTGCCCGATATTCTTTTGCGAAGTCCGCTTCGCCCAAGCAAGGTTGTCCGTCATGTCGCGTCGTTGCGAACTCACCGGTAAGGGCCCGATCGTTGGCCACAACGTGAGCCACTCCAACATCAAGACCAAGCGCCGCTTCCTGCCGGCCCTGTCCCCCGCGACCCTGCAGTCGGACGCCCTGGGCCAGAGCTTCAAGCTGCGCATCAGCAACGCCGCCCTGCGCACCCTGGACTACAAGGGTGGCCTGGACGTCTTCCTGCTGGGCTCCAAGGACGAAGTGCTGTCGCCGCGCGCTCTGAAGATCAAGCGCCAGGTGAAGGCCAAGGTCGCGGCGCAAGCCGCCTAAGCGACCTACTCGCCAGCCGATTACGCAAGAGGCCCGCGGAGCGATCCGCGGGCCTCTTCGCATTTTTTGTCATTCGCTTGATGGGCCACGGCTGGACGGGTTCTTGCGGACCCCGCTTGGGGGCCGTGGCCCCTGGGAAATACGCCCCCAGGCCGCGGTGAGGCGGCTGGGCGCCTCTATGCCTCGGCAAGCCCTGTTCGGCGTACGCAGTTTCGTGGGCGCCGCCCGCAGATTTCCTCAAAGAGCATAGAAAAAGGCCCGCGAGCGGGGCTCGCGGGCCTCTTGTCGTTCGCCTTGCGGTGCGCTTAGCGCTGCAGGGCGTAGTAGTTCACGGAAGCAGTCTTGGTGAAGGCGGCCAGTTCCGGGTTGTTCACCTTGGAGACGGCGTCCTTGACGCTGGCGCGAACGCAGGCCGGGTACAGGTAAACGGCCAGGGATTCGCTGCGGACGTCCTGCCAGCAGACCGTGCTGGCGGCTTTCAGGATCTCGGCGTGGGCTTCCTTGGCGGACTTGCCGACCAGGGAGACGCGGAGTTCGGCGGCGCCGGCATTGCCAGCGACGAAGGCGGCCCCAAGAGACACAACGAGGGCCAGAGTGTTGAGCTTACGCATTTTGAAGACTCCAAGAGGAGGTTGATGACAACCGCCTCCCGGCACGTTTTCCCCAAAGCCGACGTTCTGATTTGTTATTCCGTCGATGACGGTTTTTGTACGTCGAAGCCCAAAAAGCTTCAAGTCAAATAGTGCGGCGCACCATGGCTTTCGCGCGGTGCAACATGCTTAAGCAGCGTTATGTGTCTTCGCTGCATTCTTGATCATCGGCGAGGCGGCGCGCGCCTTTTGGGGGCCGGCTTGGGCGCGATCGGTTGCGGCGGCGGGGGACTCCAGTCGAACGCCATCAGCAAGGTGCGCTGCCTGGCGGAGAAGTTGTCGTCCGACATCAGATAAAGCCGAACCCCGCCCGCGCGGTTGCTGCTGACGGCCAGGCCCTCGAAGTTGTCTCGGGTCAGGGGCGCCTGAAGCGTGAAGCGGTCGGCCACCAGGGGGAAGCGGCGCTTGGTCAGCGGGTCGTTGACGATGCTGACCTGGATGCGGTTGCCCTGAATGGGGTCGAAGGCGCGGTGCATCATGGCGATGGCCGGGCCGTTGAAGGCGCTGAACGACACCAGGCCATAGGTGATGTCGGGGCCCATCTGGGGCGGCGCCGACTCGCATGCCGCCGACAGCTTGCAGATCCAAACCTCGCCTTCCTCGCCGCCCACGATGTAGGCGTCCGCCCCGGCGGCGGGATAGTAGGCCAGGGCCTCCATCCCCTCGTTCTCAGGGAAGATGGTCTTAGGGGAGGGGGCGACGACCGGCGCGCCGCCGCCGGCCGGATAGCGCCAGATGCGGTGGTTGCGCTCGAAGCTGACCAGGCGGTCGCCATTGGGCAGGAAGGTCATGCCCTCGGCGTCGGCCCACTCCTTGCCCGACAGCGGTTTGCCGTCGAGGCCCAGCAGGGGCTCGATCTTGGCGTCCTTGAGGCCGACCAGGCGGTCCTGTTCGTCCAGCACCAGACGGGCCTCGAAGACGTCGCCGTCGTCGCTGGCAGAGACGATCCGGTGGTCGCCCAGCACTGTCAGGGTCGACAGCCCGTGCAGGCGGGTCGACGTGCTGGAGGTGATGGCGATGCCGCCGGCATAGGTGAAGTTGCCGATCTTGGTCTGGGCCGCATCGTTCGGATTGAGCGGAACGGCCTCGGTCTGGACGGTGATCTCCGGGCCGGCCGGGACGGGGGCGACGGGCAGAACCGGCGGCGCCTCGGGGGGCACGCAGCTCGCCAGCATCAGTCCACACAGGGCGGTGGCGGCGGCCAGGCGGGCTAGACGGTTCATGCTGGCGCTCCAACGCGACGCGACTTGAGCGCCGCGCCCTGAACAACGGGCGGCGGCGGCAACAGACCCTTGGCCCGACCGGCGGTCTTGGGCTCTTCCTCGAACAGGGCGGCCAGCTGTTCGACCAGCACGCCGCCCAGTTGCTCGACATCGACGATGGTCACGGCGCGGCGGTAGTAGCGCGTCACATCGTGCCCGATGCCGATGGCCAGCAGCTCGACCGGGCTCTTGTTCTCGATCTCGCCGATCACCTGGCGCAGGTGGCGCTCCAGATAGTGGCCGGAGTTCACCGACAGGGTGGAATCGTCCACCGGCGCGCCGTCGGAGATGACCATCAGGATGCGGCGCTGCTCGGGCCGGCCGATCAGGCGCTGGTGCGCCCACATCAGGGCCTCGCCGTCGATGTTCTCCTTCAACAGCCCCTCGCGCATCATCAGGCCGAGGTTGCGGCGGGCGCGGCGCCACGGCGCGTCGGCGGCCTTGTAGACGATGTGGCGCAGGTCGTTCAGGCGGCCGGGGGCGGGCGGCTTGCCGGCCTTGATCCACTCGTCCCGGCTGGCTCCGCCCTTCCAGGCCTTGGTGGTGAAGCCGAGGATCTCGGTCTTCACGCCGCAGCGCTCCAAGGTGCGGGCCAGGATGTCGGCGCAGACGGCGGCGACCATGATCGGGCGGCCGCGCATGGAGCCGGAATTGTCGATCAGGATGGTGACGACGGTGTCGCGGAACTCGACGTCCTCCTCCTGCTTGAAGGACAGCGGCGCGGTGGGGTCGATGATCACGCGGGTCAGGCGCGCGACGTCGAGCATCCCTTCCTCGAGATCGAAGGTCCAGGCGCGGTTCTGCTGGGCCAGCAGGCGGCGCTG contains the following coding sequences:
- a CDS encoding esterase-like activity of phytase family protein — protein: MNRLARLAAATALCGLMLASCVPPEAPPVLPVAPVPAGPEITVQTEAVPLNPNDAAQTKIGNFTYAGGIAITSSTSTRLHGLSTLTVLGDHRIVSASDDGDVFEARLVLDEQDRLVGLKDAKIEPLLGLDGKPLSGKEWADAEGMTFLPNGDRLVSFERNHRIWRYPAGGGAPVVAPSPKTIFPENEGMEALAYYPAAGADAYIVGGEEGEVWICKLSAACESAPPQMGPDITYGLVSFSAFNGPAIAMMHRAFDPIQGNRIQVSIVNDPLTKRRFPLVADRFTLQAPLTRDNFEGLAVSSNRAGGVRLYLMSDDNFSARQRTLLMAFDWSPPPPQPIAPKPAPKRRAPPRR
- the rpmB gene encoding 50S ribosomal protein L28 → MSRRCELTGKGPIVGHNVSHSNIKTKRRFLPALSPATLQSDALGQSFKLRISNAALRTLDYKGGLDVFLLGSKDEVLSPRALKIKRQVKAKVAAQAA
- a CDS encoding DUF3617 domain-containing protein — its product is MMKPKDAIRPIAIAVSAVALAVLGVATVAPAVFAQEKAPETILPGHWQYSYKIGGILPVGKEMKCLTAKDVAQFSDGICTRRFKCVYERKVVGDGRIDLKGVWYDKKNRPAPVKGKGTYTPDSFKIDVNVTTIHGLPLAGVMEAKRVAAACPAAAE